The window CTTATCGCCTTCAAATTCTTTTTTGGTATCCTGTAAGAGGATATTTTCCTCCGTCTCTGAAATCCCGTAGAGGTCTTTCAAAGCGAGGACAATACTTTGCTTCAATTCTTTCTCGAACCACAAACCCATAAAATCCGATGCCTTAAATAATAAACCCTGAAAATATTTTCAGGAGCTGTTAAGATAAAACCTTTTTCTGATCAGATCCATCCGGTCTGATCGTTTTGCAAAAGTAATAGTCTTCGTGAGATATCAGCGGTTCAGTTCAATGAAAGAATTCAGCTTCCGGAAGAAGCAATATTCCCGGAACATTTTCACCGTTTCGGTTCAGAGATCCTGTAGGAGAAGCTTAATTCGTGAGCTGGCTGACGACCCTCTGGAGAATTTCGAATGTGTTTTCCGCCATCAGGTTCTCTTTGTCGAGTGTCGGGTTTACTTCCGAAATCTCAAAGCAAATGACTTTTTCATTCTGGATGAGACGGACAAGCAAACTACCCGCTTCTTTCTCTGTAATTCCATTGCGGACCGGTGTTCCGGTTCCTTTAGAAATGGAGGAATCCATACTGTCCACATCGAAGGAAATGTAAATCATGTGACAGCGTGACAAATGAGCCAGGGCATCACGGGCGATCTTTTCAACACCGTTCCGCTTCACATCGTTTGTGCTGAATATTTTGACTTTATTCTTTTTAAGCAAATAGGATTCTTCCGGTTCGACGTCACGCAAAGCGATAAAAACCAGGTCGTTCCAGTCAATTTTGGGAGTGATCCCTCCTATCCTTTTGATCTTGCCCCAGTTTTCAAGAGTGTCCTTATCGGGTTTGTTCATCTTGTTACTGGCATTGTCTTCAGCAAGAACAGCAGCCAATGGCATCCCGTGCATGTTGCCGGAAGGTGTGGTCCAGGGTGAATGCATGTCGGCGTGCGCATCGATCCAGATGACTCCGAGACGTTGTTTCGGGTAAGCCATTTTAATACCGGAGATCGTGCCGGCGGAAGTACTGTGGTCTCCTGCCAGCACTATCGGGAACTCATTATTCTTGAGAGAATTTTTTACCACGTTGGCTGTGCGCTCCAGAACGGTGAGCAAACTTTTTATTCTCTTCGCGTACGGACTTCCGGGCGATTCGAACAAACTGAGATTCTCCGTCTGTACTTCTACTGAATCAATCTTTTTAAAGAGCGTACTACCGTAATCGAAGGCGGCAATTTTGATCGCATCCGGACCCATGCTTGCTCCGCGGGTACCGGCTCCTACCTCTGACTTCACTTCAACAAACCTGATCTTTTTCATTGTTTACCTTTCGTTTATTCTATTCAAAAAATTTATTCCCTACGTATGTTATAAATGTAAGTTACTTACTTTAGCAGAAATTTGTCAATCCGGGTGACTTACTTCTGGTCCCGGAATCTCAAGAACCACTCATTCCCTCCCTGATTAAAATGAAGAACACCTACCGCGACCTCATCGAGCAAACCTTTTACTTTCCGCAGGAAGGATTTGAAGTGATCGATAACCAACTCCACTTTTACGGTATTGACTTGATGGAAATTATCAAACAATACGGTACTCCTCTGAAAATCACTTATTTGCCTAAAATAGGATCACAAATTAAGAAAGCCAAGCGAATTTTCAATGTAGCGATCGCAAAAGCCGACTATAAAGGGTCCTATACTTACTGTTATTGTACGAAGAGTTCGCATTTTTCGTTCGTTTTGCATGAAGTTTTAAAGAACGATGTCCACCTCGAAACTTCCTCTGCTTTTGACATTCCGATTATCCGATCCCTTTACCAGGAGAAGAAAATCGATAAGAACATCTTTATCATCTGCAACGGTTACAAGCGTCCACAATACATTCAATACATCAGCGAACTGATCAACGATGGTTTTGAAAATGTCATTCCTGTTCTGGATAACATGAATGAGTTGCCTTTGTATGAGAAGAAAATCAAAGGACGTAAGAAGGTAAAAGTCGGAATCCGCATTGCAGCCGGTGAAGAACCCAATTTTGAATTTTACACCTCCAGGCTCGGGATTCGCTATGATGAGATCAAAGATTATTACCTGAAAAACCTGAAGAAGAATTCAAAGTTTCAGCTCAAGATGCTGCACTTCTTCATCAATACAGGAATCAAAGACAATGCTTATTACTGGAGTGAGCTGAATAAATGTGTGAATGTTTATTGCGAACTGAAAAAGATCTGTCCTACTCTGGACTCTCTCGATATTGGCGGCGGCTGGCCGATTCGTAAATCCCTCGGATTTGAATACGATTACGAATACATGGCTGAACAGATCATCAAGCAAATCAAACAGACCTGTAAAGCACAGGGAGTCGACGAGCCGAACATTTTTACGGAGTTCGGTAGTTTCACTGTTGCTGAAAGTGGCGCGACGCTGTTCTCCATTATCGACAAAAAACAGCAAAATGACAATGAGCTCTGGTACATGATCGACAGCTCATTCATCACTACGCTTCCTGATACCTGGGGAATCAAACAGAAATTCATTCTTCTTGCGATCAACGATTGGGAAAAGGATTACAACCGTGTGAACATTGGCGGTTTGACCTGCGACAGTGATGATTATTACAATACCGAATCTCACGTCAACCAGGTTTATCTTCCCAAGGAAGATGAGCCCAAGGGAGAGACCTTGTACATTGGATTTTTTCATACCGGCGCTTACCAGGAAAGTATTGGAGGCTACGGTGGAATTCAGCACTGTCTGGTTCCGGCACCTAAACACGTGATCATTGACCGTGATGAAGAAGGTGAAATTACAACCCGTCTTTTTGCAAAAGAGCAAAGTGCAAAGAGTATGTTGAAAATTTTGGGATACTAAAACCTGCACCACAATGGCAAAAGTAACAGGACTTGGAGGAGTTTTTATACAAGCCGGCGATCCGAAATTTCTTGCGCGCTGGTATGAAGATCATTTGGGAATTCCATTCGGCACGCATGTGTATGCCAGTTTGAAATGGCGTAATCAGGAAAAACCGGAAGAAGTTTGTACAACCGCGTTCAGCATGTTCCCTACTCCTGCCAATTATTTTTTACCGAGTGAAAAGAGTCTGATGATCAATTTCAGGGTAGAAAATTTAGCAGAACTTTTGAAAGCTTTGCAGGAAGAAGGAATCCCGGCATTAAAGCCCATGGAAGAATATGACTATGGTAAATTCTGCTGGGTGATGGATCCCGAGGGAAACAAAATTGAACTCTGGGAACCTGTTGAAAGTGGTTTTGGAGAATCCGCGCAAACGGTGCCGGTGTCAGGAGCTGTTGAAGGACTTGGAGGAGTTTTTATCAAGAGTAAAGATCCTGTTGCTCTCTCCAAATGGTATGAAAAGAATTTTGAAATCCCTTTCCATGGAGGAAACCATATTTTCAAATGGTTGCACCAACACCAACCTGCCAAAGAAGGAAATACCGTTTTCGCTTTCTTTAAAGAATCGACCACCTATTTTCAGCCTTCTGAAAAGTCATACATGCTGAATTTTATTGTCAGTGATCTGAATACTTTACTGTCAGATCTCAAATCATCACATGTAGAAGTCGATCCCAAAAAAGAAGATCACGACTACGGTTCTTTCGGCTGGATCATGGATCCGGATGGCAATAAAATCGAGCTTTGGCAGGCAAAGGGATAAGAATATTTTTCCGAAAAAATCTCTTTACAAAAATTCCACTTCGGTTGCACCGAATCCGTATTGTTCCGGCGGAGCTTCTCCATATTTAATGAATGGAATCTTTTTCAGCTCTTCCCTGATCGCGCTTTTCAATACTCCTTGACCAACCCCATGGATAAAGGTAATTTTATGAAACTTGTTGATCATTGCCTGATCCAGTTCGTAGAGAAAATAATTGAGCTGATAAGCGATGATCTGCGCGTTGTTCATTCCTGAGTAATCCTTCAGCAGTTCTTCGATGTGAAGATCAACAACTTTTGTCCGCGACAGAACAGTAAATTTCTCCGCTTTTCCTTTTCCCCCTTTGGGTTGATTTCTCAGACTTTCTTCCGTTTCTTTTTGCTGGTATTTATCGAGGAGTTTTGAAATGTCCAGTTCATTCATCGGGTTCAGGCTGCAGAGAGGCATTAACAAGACAGGCAATTCCTCTCTTCGCAGCGAGCTTTTATTGGAAGGATCGAGGAAATCGGAACCTGAGAAAGTCAGTTGTTTAATAATTGGTGACCGTGGTCGGAATTCCTTTTTGCCAAAAAAGAGGAACTGAAATTCAAAGCCGTCGAAGCGGTGCAATTGATCCGGTGAAAAAACACCCAGTGTAATTTCTGATCTTGCTGACAAAGCCCCGGAATCGATCCCTGAACGAAACTCCGCAAGTTTCCTGGCAACTGTAAATACTATTTCGTAAGTAGTATTATTGACTAAAATCAGTTCGATTTCGGACGTTAAAGGAGTCTTTTCCTGCACCATTTTCAGGGCAGCATAAATGGTATCGTCCGGTTCCAGGGACTGAATGACATCCGCTTTTCGCTGGATAGGTTTCGATGGCAATGGCAGGGTCTGGACCTCTTTGTCTTCCATTTTCTTTTGAGGTTCCAAAGGAAGTTCCGCATCCAGTTGAAATTCAATGCGAACCAGCTGCCTTTCCGCTGCTATGTGTTTAAATCCATCGCTGTCGGACACCTCAATTTTGTCGTTAGAAAGAATACGAACGACTTCGCCTTCCAGATTGTCGTTCAGGAAACGGACTTTGTCACCGGGTTGTAATTTCACTTTACAGGGATTTATACAATGAGCGATCTATTCCAATAACCGGAATTCGCGAAAATGAAATTAAGCCTTAATACCGGAGTTTATTGCAAGTCATTTCAGGCTTTTTCAGCAGTGCATGGTGTATAACAATTTTATGAATTGAAAGATCGTACTGCGATATAAAATAGCCTAAACACCAATGATGTATGTCATGCTATCGGATGAAAAAACAAAATGTTAAATTTCCATATTTTGCAATAAATAATGTCCTTTTTTCTCCACCAGATAATATTATCCTTATCTTTGCAAAGGAGTTAGTGAAAAGCTGCGACACTTCTTATTGATTCCTCCAATCATTACTTAGAATCTTTTATCCCTGAAATGGAGTTTATTCAACAGTTAATTGATTTTATTTTACATATCGATCGACATCTCATCGAGATGGTGAATCAGTATGATAAGCTCACTTACCTGTTGCTTGCCTTGATCATATTCTGTGAAACAGGATTTGTGATTACTCCCTTTCTGCCGGGTGATTCTTTATTGTTTGCCGCCGGAGCATTGGCTGCAACGGGTTCATTGAGCATTGGCTTATTGATTCTGATTCTCTTTCTGGCAGCATTTGCCGGGGACAATACAAATTATGCTATTGGAAACTTCATCGGGCATAAAATCATTGATTCGAAAAGAAAATTGATCAAAAAAGAATACATCGATCGAACACATGCCTTTTATGAAAAGCATGGCGGAAAAACAGTTGTGATTGCCAGATTCATGCCTATTCTCAGAACCTTTGCTCCGTTTGTGGCAGGACTGGGAAGTATGACCTACAAGCGATTCATCACTTTCAGTCTGCTCGGAAATGTACTTTGGATAACGGGTTTTTTACTCGCAGGCTTTGCCTTCGGGAACATTCCCGCCGTCAAACAAAACTTCACTCTTGTAGTATTCGGTATTATCATTCTCTCTCTTTTACCAATGATTATTGCTTATATAAAGGCGAAATTCTTCCCTTCAAAAACTGCGAACTAATAATTTAACCTCAAATTCCTTCTATCATGAAACGTTTTGGTTTATTTGGTCACCCACTCGAACATTCCTACTCAAAGAAATTTTTTCTCGAAAAATTTCAACGTGAAGGACGTAGTGATTGTGCATATGAAAACTATGACACAGAGAATATTTATGATTTAAAGCAAATCGTAAAAGACACTCCTGACCTGGTAGGACTGAATGTTACAATTCCTTTCAAGCAGGACATTATTCCTATGCTTGATAACCTGGATGACATTTCACAAAAAATTGGTGCAGTCAATACAATTCGTATTCATCGCCAGGACAATGGGAAATTTGAGCTCCACGGATTCAATACAGATGCATGGGGATTTGAACTGGCCATCCGCCCTATTCTTCGCCCTCATCACCGTCGTGCCCTGATTCTGGGTACCGGAGGTTCAGCCAAAGCAGTTTCATTTGTATTCCGTAAACTGAATATCGAACACTTCTTCGTAACCCGCGAGGAATCCAGATTCCATTATTCTTATGCTGATCTGAACGCGAATACCATGAAAGCATTTCAGGTAATCGTGAACACCACTCCTCTTGGAATGTATCCAAATGTGAATGAGTGTCCGAATATCCCTTACGAATTCCTGACACATAAAAACCTGTGTTTTGATTTGATCTACAACCCTGCACAAACAAAGTTTCTTGAGAAATCGAAAGAAGCCGGTGCATTTATCCATAACGGTTTCCGAATGCTTCGCCTTCAGGCGGAAAAATCCTGGGAAATCTGGAATGAACCTATTTACGTTTAAAGAAAAGGCCGGTTTATCCGGCCTTTTTTATGCAAGGAAAAATTCAGAATTATAATATTTCCTGATAATCTGATTTACATTTTCTATTTTTAGAAGCCGTCTCATTTATCCCTGAACCTTCAATTCTCCCGCAATGCCCTTTCAAATTGAATCCGATTACAAACCTACCGGTGATCAGCCTCAGGCGATACAACAACTTGTGGAAGGTGTGAACCGCGGTGATACCGCACAAACCCTGCTAGGTGTAACAGGTTCCGGTAAAACATTTACCATCGCCAATGTCGTTGCACAAACACAAAGGCCAACGTTGGTACTGAGTCATAACAAAACCTTGGCAGCCCAATTGTACGGAGAGTTTAAACAGTTTTTTCCGCACAATGCTGTTCAATATTTTGTCTCCTATTATGATTACTACCAGCCGGAGGCGTATATTCCTACAACAAATACATACATCGAGAAGGATCTCGCGATCAATGATGAAATCGAAAAGCTCCGTCTGAGCACCACTACCGCTTTGCTTTCCGGTCGTGAAGATGTACTGGTGGTGAGTTCTGTTTCTTGTATTTATGGTATCGGTAATCCGGCAGACTTTAAATCAAACATTATCAAAATAAGTGAAGGAGAAAAAATCAGTAGAAATTCTTTTCTGCATCGTTTGGTTACTTCGCTATACAGTCGGACAGACATCGAATTTACGAGAGGAAAATTCAGAGTTCGGGGAGAAACAGTGGATGTGTTCCTCGCTTATGGTGATATCGCCTATCGCATTAATTTTTTCGGTGATGAAATCGAAGAGATTGTGACAATCGATCCGATTAGCGGGAGGACAATCGAAAAGAATCCTTCTGTCATCATTTATCCGGCAACCATCTTCGTCACAACTCCTGACCGGCAGCTCGAAGCGATCTGGCACATTCAGGAAGACATGGTGAAGCAGGTTGAATACATGAAAGGCCTTGGACAGCATCTCGAAGCAAAACGTCTGGAAGATCGTGTCACTTATGATTTGGAAATGATCCGTGAATTGGGTTATTGTTCAGGAATTGAAAATTACTCACGCTACTTTGACGGACGCGATCCGGGTTCAAGACCTTTCTGTTTGCTCGATTATTTCCCCGACAATTACCTCATGGTGATCGACGAAAGTCACGCGACCATTCCTCAAATCCGGGCGATGTACGGTGGTGATCGTTCAAGAAAACAAAACCTGGTTGAATATGGTTTTCGTTTGCCCTCAGCCCTGGATAACCGTCCGCTCAAGTTTGAAGAATTTGAAACGATGGCTCATCAAACAATTTATGTCAGCGCGACTCCTGCAGATTATGAATTGCAAAAAAGCGAAGGTGTACTCGTTGAACAAGTCATCCGTCCTACAGGTTTGTTGGATCCGGTGATTGAAGTAAGACCAAGCCTGAACCAGGTGGATGATCTTCTCGAAGAAATTGACAAAACGGTTAAAGCCGGCGAAAGGGTCTTGGTTACTACGCTTACAAAACGAATGGCGGAAGAACTGACCAAATACATGACCAAATTAAATATCAATTGCCGCTACATTCACTCGGAAGTAGATACGCTCGATCGAGTTGAACTGCTGAGAGATTTACGACTGGGAAATTTCGATGTTCTTGTTGGAATCAACTTGCTCCGGGAAGGATTGGATTTACCGGAAGTTTCGCTGGTCGCCATTCTGGATGCCGATAAGGAAGGATTTTTGCGTAGCAACCGTTCGCTCACCCAAACAGCAGGACGGGCAGCACGGAATATCAATGGCCGCGTAATTTTCTATGCCGACAAGATTACCGACAGCATGCAAAAGACCATGGATGAAACATTACGGCGAAGAGAGAAACAAATTAAATACAATGAAGACAATGGTTTGTCTCCACAACAAATTGTGAAATCCATCGAAAGTATCATGGGACAGACAAAAGTCGCGGATTCAAAATTGGCGGAACAGCATGCTTATGTTGAAAGCAACAAAGTGAGTATCGCTGCAGACCCTGTGGTTCAATACATGAATAAAGAAGAACTGAAAAAACTCATCGCCCAAACACGTAAATCAATGGAGCGTGCCGCGAAGGATCTTGACTTTATTGAAGCGGCCAGGTTGAGAGATGAAATGTATGAATTGGAAAAAATGATGAAAGCTTAATTCTTCAATGAGGTTTCGACAAATCAATTTATGAAACAAAATCTCGCTCTTATTGCGCTTATTGTGGATGATTACGATGAAGCTCTTCACTATTATACTTCGGTCTTGAAATTCAATCTGATCGAAGATACAGTAATGAGCGAAACAAAGCGTTGGGTCGTCATTGCTCCCGAAGGTTCAAACGGGACTTCCCTCCTGCTGGCAAAAGCAAGTACAGAGGAACAAAAAAGCAGAATTGGAAATCAAACCGGCGGACGTGTCTTTCTTTTTCTTCATACGGATGATCTCCGGAGAGATTATGATTTTTTGAAATCCAAAAATGTCAAGTTTGTAAGAGAAATGATTGAAGAATCCTGGGGAACAGTGGCTGTCTTTGCAGATAAATACGGAAACCTTTGGGATCTCATTCAGCCAAAAGTCTGAATGCACTTTTTATAATTTTATGGAAACAGCGAAACTTTGATTAAAGTTTCATTTCCATTTTGAAAGTCATCCTTCCGAATTTCGGATGTTTCTCTTCCGGACTTGTCTGCACAAATCCAATCTTTTTATAAAGTGAAACTGCAACCTCTAATGTTGATGCTGTTTCCAGTGTCATTGTCCGAAATCCTTTTTCTCTTGCCTGTTCAATGACTTTTTCAAGGAGTAATTTACCAATTCCTTTTCCCTGATAATTTTCACGTACTCCCATCTTGATCAATTCACAGGAATGTACTTCGTGAGGAACAATCGCGCAGGTTCCGACAACCACATCATCCAAAACAGCAAAAAAAACATATCCGCCTTCCTGAATAATCCTCTCAGGGTTTTCTAGAATTTCCAGATCAGCGGCCGTGATTGAATAATATTTATTCAGCCATTCTACGTTGAGGCTTTTAAAATAACCATTGAACTTTTCGGAATACTGAACAATCTCTGTTGCCATACTGTTTAAAACAGAAACCCGCAGGAGCTGCGGGTTTCTGATGTCTTATATTTAACGGATAACCTGAAGTATCCGTGTTGCCTGTTTTGTAGTAGATGAAATTTTACAGAAATACAATCCACTTTTTAGATTGCTTAAATCTACCTGGATGATATTTTGAGATCCCGATTGGACTGCAGGATGATTTTCAATGATCAATCTACCGTCAGCAGAATACAGTTGCAAAGCGATGCTCTTATCATTGGTTCCATTCATATCCAGACTGAGCTGTGAAACAGAACCGGAAGGATTTGGATAAAATTCTCCGATTCCTTCATCCAATAATACATTTGAAATTCCAACAGGAATGTTCACTGTATCAATGGTCGCGTTGATCATGAGATCTTCGACCTGACGGTTTCTGTAAATCGCCCAGGAATTGCTCAGTACTTCAAAGCTTCTGTTGCTGACCGGACCGGAAACATTCGTTCCAAGTGTGACACCAGCCCCATCCATGTTCCAGGAAACGTAGAAACTTCCGCTGTTGATGATAATAGGTGTCGTGAGTGGGACATCCACCCACATCGGTGCAGAAAAAGAACTGTTCGGAACATAGATTGAATCCAATCTTGTTCCTACTCCGCCCAATGGTCCATTGTCATCAAAAATTGACATATAAAAACCGACAAGGTTAACATTGGCCTGAACATAAGCATGAACAGTTGTGAGTTTGCATGGATAAAATGGTGGGACGAATTGCATCCCTGCTCCACCCTGAGTTCCCAGCCAGTTCAATCCAACACCATTGTTTAAACCATCATCAAAAGTTAACCTTATTGGTCTGT of the Bacteroidota bacterium genome contains:
- the rocF gene encoding arginase, with product MKKIRFVEVKSEVGAGTRGASMGPDAIKIAAFDYGSTLFKKIDSVEVQTENLSLFESPGSPYAKRIKSLLTVLERTANVVKNSLKNNEFPIVLAGDHSTSAGTISGIKMAYPKQRLGVIWIDAHADMHSPWTTPSGNMHGMPLAAVLAEDNASNKMNKPDKDTLENWGKIKRIGGITPKIDWNDLVFIALRDVEPEESYLLKKNKVKIFSTNDVKRNGVEKIARDALAHLSRCHMIYISFDVDSMDSSISKGTGTPVRNGITEKEAGSLLVRLIQNEKVICFEISEVNPTLDKENLMAENTFEILQRVVSQLTN
- a CDS encoding arginine decarboxylase; this encodes MKNTYRDLIEQTFYFPQEGFEVIDNQLHFYGIDLMEIIKQYGTPLKITYLPKIGSQIKKAKRIFNVAIAKADYKGSYTYCYCTKSSHFSFVLHEVLKNDVHLETSSAFDIPIIRSLYQEKKIDKNIFIICNGYKRPQYIQYISELINDGFENVIPVLDNMNELPLYEKKIKGRKKVKVGIRIAAGEEPNFEFYTSRLGIRYDEIKDYYLKNLKKNSKFQLKMLHFFINTGIKDNAYYWSELNKCVNVYCELKKICPTLDSLDIGGGWPIRKSLGFEYDYEYMAEQIIKQIKQTCKAQGVDEPNIFTEFGSFTVAESGATLFSIIDKKQQNDNELWYMIDSSFITTLPDTWGIKQKFILLAINDWEKDYNRVNIGGLTCDSDDYYNTESHVNQVYLPKEDEPKGETLYIGFFHTGAYQESIGGYGGIQHCLVPAPKHVIIDRDEEGEITTRLFAKEQSAKSMLKILGY
- a CDS encoding VOC family protein, producing the protein MAKVTGLGGVFIQAGDPKFLARWYEDHLGIPFGTHVYASLKWRNQEKPEEVCTTAFSMFPTPANYFLPSEKSLMINFRVENLAELLKALQEEGIPALKPMEEYDYGKFCWVMDPEGNKIELWEPVESGFGESAQTVPVSGAVEGLGGVFIKSKDPVALSKWYEKNFEIPFHGGNHIFKWLHQHQPAKEGNTVFAFFKESTTYFQPSEKSYMLNFIVSDLNTLLSDLKSSHVEVDPKKEDHDYGSFGWIMDPDGNKIELWQAKG
- a CDS encoding DUF2027 domain-containing protein, with translation MKLQPGDKVRFLNDNLEGEVVRILSNDKIEVSDSDGFKHIAAERQLVRIEFQLDAELPLEPQKKMEDKEVQTLPLPSKPIQRKADVIQSLEPDDTIYAALKMVQEKTPLTSEIELILVNNTTYEIVFTVARKLAEFRSGIDSGALSARSEITLGVFSPDQLHRFDGFEFQFLFFGKKEFRPRSPIIKQLTFSGSDFLDPSNKSSLRREELPVLLMPLCSLNPMNELDISKLLDKYQQKETEESLRNQPKGGKGKAEKFTVLSRTKVVDLHIEELLKDYSGMNNAQIIAYQLNYFLYELDQAMINKFHKITFIHGVGQGVLKSAIREELKKIPFIKYGEAPPEQYGFGATEVEFL
- a CDS encoding DedA family protein, with product MEFIQQLIDFILHIDRHLIEMVNQYDKLTYLLLALIIFCETGFVITPFLPGDSLLFAAGALAATGSLSIGLLILILFLAAFAGDNTNYAIGNFIGHKIIDSKRKLIKKEYIDRTHAFYEKHGGKTVVIARFMPILRTFAPFVAGLGSMTYKRFITFSLLGNVLWITGFLLAGFAFGNIPAVKQNFTLVVFGIIILSLLPMIIAYIKAKFFPSKTAN
- a CDS encoding shikimate dehydrogenase, yielding MKRFGLFGHPLEHSYSKKFFLEKFQREGRSDCAYENYDTENIYDLKQIVKDTPDLVGLNVTIPFKQDIIPMLDNLDDISQKIGAVNTIRIHRQDNGKFELHGFNTDAWGFELAIRPILRPHHRRALILGTGGSAKAVSFVFRKLNIEHFFVTREESRFHYSYADLNANTMKAFQVIVNTTPLGMYPNVNECPNIPYEFLTHKNLCFDLIYNPAQTKFLEKSKEAGAFIHNGFRMLRLQAEKSWEIWNEPIYV
- the uvrB gene encoding excinuclease ABC subunit UvrB, yielding MPFQIESDYKPTGDQPQAIQQLVEGVNRGDTAQTLLGVTGSGKTFTIANVVAQTQRPTLVLSHNKTLAAQLYGEFKQFFPHNAVQYFVSYYDYYQPEAYIPTTNTYIEKDLAINDEIEKLRLSTTTALLSGREDVLVVSSVSCIYGIGNPADFKSNIIKISEGEKISRNSFLHRLVTSLYSRTDIEFTRGKFRVRGETVDVFLAYGDIAYRINFFGDEIEEIVTIDPISGRTIEKNPSVIIYPATIFVTTPDRQLEAIWHIQEDMVKQVEYMKGLGQHLEAKRLEDRVTYDLEMIRELGYCSGIENYSRYFDGRDPGSRPFCLLDYFPDNYLMVIDESHATIPQIRAMYGGDRSRKQNLVEYGFRLPSALDNRPLKFEEFETMAHQTIYVSATPADYELQKSEGVLVEQVIRPTGLLDPVIEVRPSLNQVDDLLEEIDKTVKAGERVLVTTLTKRMAEELTKYMTKLNINCRYIHSEVDTLDRVELLRDLRLGNFDVLVGINLLREGLDLPEVSLVAILDADKEGFLRSNRSLTQTAGRAARNINGRVIFYADKITDSMQKTMDETLRRREKQIKYNEDNGLSPQQIVKSIESIMGQTKVADSKLAEQHAYVESNKVSIAADPVVQYMNKEELKKLIAQTRKSMERAAKDLDFIEAARLRDEMYELEKMMKA
- a CDS encoding VOC family protein; its protein translation is MKQNLALIALIVDDYDEALHYYTSVLKFNLIEDTVMSETKRWVVIAPEGSNGTSLLLAKASTEEQKSRIGNQTGGRVFLFLHTDDLRRDYDFLKSKNVKFVREMIEESWGTVAVFADKYGNLWDLIQPKV
- a CDS encoding GNAT family N-acetyltransferase; translated protein: MATEIVQYSEKFNGYFKSLNVEWLNKYYSITAADLEILENPERIIQEGGYVFFAVLDDVVVGTCAIVPHEVHSCELIKMGVRENYQGKGIGKLLLEKVIEQAREKGFRTMTLETASTLEVAVSLYKKIGFVQTSPEEKHPKFGRMTFKMEMKL